The Taeniopygia guttata chromosome 4A, bTaeGut7.mat, whole genome shotgun sequence genome has a segment encoding these proteins:
- the ARHGEF6 gene encoding rho guanine nucleotide exchange factor 6 isoform X2 — MNPEEQIVTWLISLGVLNSPKKIVDDPEGFLKTSLKDGTVLCKLINRLLPGSGEKYCLEPKNEADCISNIQEFLKGCTLLKVEVFDPHDLYTGDQFSKVLSTLTAVNKVTEDQLSKGPCSHLSSLNSVAGDPQSDSNGTATQSARVLRRQSKPVEMTENGSYQLVVKARFNFKQTNEDELSVNKGDIIYVTRVEEGGWWEGTLNGKTGWFPSNYVREIKSTDKPLSPKALKGLENTQLTKNYYPVVLQNILETERDYAKELQSLLGTYLRPLQSYDKLSTGDIVALLGNMEEISAFQQTLNQALEEVAKLPENQQRVGGCFMNLMPQFRSLYLTYCANHPSAVNVLTQHSDELEKFMESQGAASPGILILTTSLSKPFLRLDKYVTMLQELERHMEEAHADHEDVLKAITSFKSLVSQCQELRKRKQLELQILSESIQRWEGEDIKMMGNVIYMSQVMVQSGGSEEKEERYFLLFSNVLLMLSASPRMSGFIYQGKLPLTGMVLTKLEDAEGNEHMFEITGNTMERITVSCSTSQDLHEWLDHLQRLTKGTCSTVSKTQSWSPHSTFSSAGQIRGPLEPPKILKPWSLSCLRPAPPLRPSAALSYKEDSSKSPKTMKKFLPKRKTERKPSDEEFVIRKSTAALEEDAQILKVIEAYCTGAGFQQALSSGSRKDSIPQVLLPEEEKIIIEETRSNGQTVTEEKSLVDTVYALKDEVKELKQENKRMKQCLEEELKSRKDLEKLVRRLLKQTDECGREDTGRKSSLIA, encoded by the exons ATGAATCCAGAAGAACAGATTGTAACGTGGCTTATTTCACTAGGAGTCTTAAATTCCCCTAAGAAAATAGTGGATGATCCAGAGGGGTTCCTGAAAACTTCTCTGAAAGATGGAACTGTGCTTTGCAAACTCATTAATCGGCTTCTTCCGGGATCTGGAGAAAAG taTTGCCTGGAGCCTAAAAATGAAGCTGACTGCATCAGTAATATTCAAGAGTTCTTGAAAGGCTGCACACTTCTGAAAGTGGAG GTGTTTGATCCACATGATTTGTACACTGGAGATCAGTTCTCCAAGGTCCTGAGCACATTAACAGCTGTAAATAAGGTTACTGAAG ATCAGCTGTCAAAAGGGCCATGTTCGCATCTGTCCTCTCTTAACTCCGTGGCTGGAGACCCCCAGAGTGACTCCAACGGCACAGCTACCCAGTCAGCAAGGGTGTTACGGAGGCAGTCCAAGCCTGTG GAGATGACCGAGAATGGTAGTTACCAGCTGGTGGTAAAGGCCAGGTTCAATTTTAAGCAGACCAATGAGGATGAACTCTCTGTTAACAAAGGAGACATTATTTATGTCACTCGAGTTGAAGAAGGGGGCTGGTGGGAAGGCACCTTGAATGGAAAAACAGGCTGGTTCCCAAGCAACTACGTCAGAGAAATCAAATCTACCG ataaACCACTCTCTCCCAAAGCATTAAAAGGGCTAGAAAACACTCAGCTGACAAAGAATTATTACCCTGTG GTGTTGCAAAATATTCTGGAAACAGAACGAGATTATGCAAAGGAACTACAGTCACTTCTGGGAACTTATTTAAGACCCCTCCAGTCATACGATAA GCTTAGCACCGGGGACATCGTGGCACTGCTAGGAAACATGGAAGAAATCTCTGCTTTTCAGCAAACACTGAACCAAGCCTTGGAAGAAGTTGCAAA GCTCCCTGAGAACCAGCAGCGTGTGGGAGGCTGTTTCATGAACCTGATGCCCCAGTTCCGCTCCCTGTACCTGACATACTGTGCTAACCACCCTTCAGCAGTGAATGTCCTCACACAGCACAG TGATGagctggagaagttcatggagagcCAAggtgcagccagcccaggcatTCTCATCCTGACCACAAGCCTCAGCAAGCCCTTCCTGAGGCTGGATAAATACGTGACaatgctgcaggagctggagcggCACATGGAG GAGGCGCATGCAGATCATGAAGATGTTCTGAAAGCCATCACATCCTTCAAGTCCCTTGTG TCACAATGCCAGGAACTGAGGAAGAGGAAACAACTTGAGCTGCAAATCCTTTCTGAATCCATCCAGCGCTGGGAAGGAGAGGACATAAAAATGATGGGAAATGTCATCTACATGTCCCAGGTCATGGTGCAGTCTGGGGGAAGTGAG GAGAAAGAGGAGCGGTATTTCTTGTTATTTTCCAATGTTTTGCTGATGCTGTCTGCAAGCCCACGGATGAGTGGGTTCATCTATCAG GGAAAGCTGCCTTTGACAGGAATGGTGCTGACAAAGCTGGAAGATGCCGAAGGGAATGAGCACATGTTTGAAATCACAG GGAACACGATGGAGCGGATCACTGtgtcctgcagcaccagccaggACTTGCACGAATGGCTTGACCACTTGCAAAGGCTGACCAAAGGGACATGCAGCACTGTCTCCAAAACACAGTCCTGGAGCCCTCATTCG ACATTTAGTTCAGCTGGGCAGATCCGTGGGCCtctggaaccccccaaaatcctcaagcCCTGGAGCTTGAGCTGCCTCCGTCCTGCTCCTCCACTCAGACCTTCAGCAGCACTGAGTTACAAAGAG GATTCCAGCAAAAGTCCAAAAACAATGAAGAAGTTTCTtccaaaaaggaaaactgagagAAAACCATCCGATGAAGAGTTCGTTATTCGGAAAA GTACTGCTGCACTGGAGGAGGATGCTCAGATCCTGAAGGTGATTGAGGCATACTGTACTGGGGCAGGCTTCCAGCAAGCTCTCAGCTCAG GCTCCCGTAAAGACTCCATCCCCCAAGTCCTTCTTCCTGAGGAAGAGAAAATCATCATAGAGGAGACACGAAGCAATGGCCAGACTGTCACAGAGGAAAA aagTCTTGTTGACACAGTTTATGCACTGAAAGATGAAGTCAAAGAGCTGAAGCAG gaaaacaaaaggatgAAACAGTGTTTGGAGGAAGAGCTTAAATCCAGGAAGGATTTGGAGAAGCTGGTGAGAAGGCTGCTGAAACAGACAGATGAGTGTGGCAGGGAGGACACCGGGCGCAAGTCATCCCTGATTGCCTGA
- the ARHGEF6 gene encoding rho guanine nucleotide exchange factor 6 isoform X1 has protein sequence MNPEEQIVTWLISLGVLNSPKKIVDDPEGFLKTSLKDGTVLCKLINRLLPGSGEKYCLEPKNEADCISNIQEFLKGCTLLKVEVFDPHDLYTGDQFSKVLSTLTAVNKVTEDQLSKGPCSHLSSLNSVAGDPQSDSNGTATQSARVLRRQSKPVEMTENGSYQLVVKARFNFKQTNEDELSVNKGDIIYVTRVEEGGWWEGTLNGKTGWFPSNYVREIKSTDKPLSPKALKGLENTQLTKNYYPVVLQNILETERDYAKELQSLLGTYLRPLQSYDKLSTGDIVALLGNMEEISAFQQTLNQALEEVAKLPENQQRVGGCFMNLMPQFRSLYLTYCANHPSAVNVLTQHSDELEKFMESQGAASPGILILTTSLSKPFLRLDKYVTMLQELERHMEEAHADHEDVLKAITSFKSLVSQCQELRKRKQLELQILSESIQRWEGEDIKMMGNVIYMSQVMVQSGGSEEKEERYFLLFSNVLLMLSASPRMSGFIYQGKLPLTGMVLTKLEDAEGNEHMFEITGNTMERITVSCSTSQDLHEWLDHLQRLTKGTCSTVSKTQSWSPHSTFSSAGQIRGPLEPPKILKPWSLSCLRPAPPLRPSAALSYKERMSYILKDSSKSPKTMKKFLPKRKTERKPSDEEFVIRKSTAALEEDAQILKVIEAYCTGAGFQQALSSGSRKDSIPQVLLPEEEKIIIEETRSNGQTVTEEKSLVDTVYALKDEVKELKQENKRMKQCLEEELKSRKDLEKLVRRLLKQTDECGREDTGRKSSLIA, from the exons ATGAATCCAGAAGAACAGATTGTAACGTGGCTTATTTCACTAGGAGTCTTAAATTCCCCTAAGAAAATAGTGGATGATCCAGAGGGGTTCCTGAAAACTTCTCTGAAAGATGGAACTGTGCTTTGCAAACTCATTAATCGGCTTCTTCCGGGATCTGGAGAAAAG taTTGCCTGGAGCCTAAAAATGAAGCTGACTGCATCAGTAATATTCAAGAGTTCTTGAAAGGCTGCACACTTCTGAAAGTGGAG GTGTTTGATCCACATGATTTGTACACTGGAGATCAGTTCTCCAAGGTCCTGAGCACATTAACAGCTGTAAATAAGGTTACTGAAG ATCAGCTGTCAAAAGGGCCATGTTCGCATCTGTCCTCTCTTAACTCCGTGGCTGGAGACCCCCAGAGTGACTCCAACGGCACAGCTACCCAGTCAGCAAGGGTGTTACGGAGGCAGTCCAAGCCTGTG GAGATGACCGAGAATGGTAGTTACCAGCTGGTGGTAAAGGCCAGGTTCAATTTTAAGCAGACCAATGAGGATGAACTCTCTGTTAACAAAGGAGACATTATTTATGTCACTCGAGTTGAAGAAGGGGGCTGGTGGGAAGGCACCTTGAATGGAAAAACAGGCTGGTTCCCAAGCAACTACGTCAGAGAAATCAAATCTACCG ataaACCACTCTCTCCCAAAGCATTAAAAGGGCTAGAAAACACTCAGCTGACAAAGAATTATTACCCTGTG GTGTTGCAAAATATTCTGGAAACAGAACGAGATTATGCAAAGGAACTACAGTCACTTCTGGGAACTTATTTAAGACCCCTCCAGTCATACGATAA GCTTAGCACCGGGGACATCGTGGCACTGCTAGGAAACATGGAAGAAATCTCTGCTTTTCAGCAAACACTGAACCAAGCCTTGGAAGAAGTTGCAAA GCTCCCTGAGAACCAGCAGCGTGTGGGAGGCTGTTTCATGAACCTGATGCCCCAGTTCCGCTCCCTGTACCTGACATACTGTGCTAACCACCCTTCAGCAGTGAATGTCCTCACACAGCACAG TGATGagctggagaagttcatggagagcCAAggtgcagccagcccaggcatTCTCATCCTGACCACAAGCCTCAGCAAGCCCTTCCTGAGGCTGGATAAATACGTGACaatgctgcaggagctggagcggCACATGGAG GAGGCGCATGCAGATCATGAAGATGTTCTGAAAGCCATCACATCCTTCAAGTCCCTTGTG TCACAATGCCAGGAACTGAGGAAGAGGAAACAACTTGAGCTGCAAATCCTTTCTGAATCCATCCAGCGCTGGGAAGGAGAGGACATAAAAATGATGGGAAATGTCATCTACATGTCCCAGGTCATGGTGCAGTCTGGGGGAAGTGAG GAGAAAGAGGAGCGGTATTTCTTGTTATTTTCCAATGTTTTGCTGATGCTGTCTGCAAGCCCACGGATGAGTGGGTTCATCTATCAG GGAAAGCTGCCTTTGACAGGAATGGTGCTGACAAAGCTGGAAGATGCCGAAGGGAATGAGCACATGTTTGAAATCACAG GGAACACGATGGAGCGGATCACTGtgtcctgcagcaccagccaggACTTGCACGAATGGCTTGACCACTTGCAAAGGCTGACCAAAGGGACATGCAGCACTGTCTCCAAAACACAGTCCTGGAGCCCTCATTCG ACATTTAGTTCAGCTGGGCAGATCCGTGGGCCtctggaaccccccaaaatcctcaagcCCTGGAGCTTGAGCTGCCTCCGTCCTGCTCCTCCACTCAGACCTTCAGCAGCACTGAGTTACAAAGAG AGGATGTCTTATATCTTAAAG GATTCCAGCAAAAGTCCAAAAACAATGAAGAAGTTTCTtccaaaaaggaaaactgagagAAAACCATCCGATGAAGAGTTCGTTATTCGGAAAA GTACTGCTGCACTGGAGGAGGATGCTCAGATCCTGAAGGTGATTGAGGCATACTGTACTGGGGCAGGCTTCCAGCAAGCTCTCAGCTCAG GCTCCCGTAAAGACTCCATCCCCCAAGTCCTTCTTCCTGAGGAAGAGAAAATCATCATAGAGGAGACACGAAGCAATGGCCAGACTGTCACAGAGGAAAA aagTCTTGTTGACACAGTTTATGCACTGAAAGATGAAGTCAAAGAGCTGAAGCAG gaaaacaaaaggatgAAACAGTGTTTGGAGGAAGAGCTTAAATCCAGGAAGGATTTGGAGAAGCTGGTGAGAAGGCTGCTGAAACAGACAGATGAGTGTGGCAGGGAGGACACCGGGCGCAAGTCATCCCTGATTGCCTGA
- the ARHGEF6 gene encoding rho guanine nucleotide exchange factor 6 isoform X3, with protein sequence MTENGSYQLVVKARFNFKQTNEDELSVNKGDIIYVTRVEEGGWWEGTLNGKTGWFPSNYVREIKSTDKPLSPKALKGLENTQLTKNYYPVVLQNILETERDYAKELQSLLGTYLRPLQSYDKLSTGDIVALLGNMEEISAFQQTLNQALEEVAKLPENQQRVGGCFMNLMPQFRSLYLTYCANHPSAVNVLTQHSDELEKFMESQGAASPGILILTTSLSKPFLRLDKYVTMLQELERHMEEAHADHEDVLKAITSFKSLVSQCQELRKRKQLELQILSESIQRWEGEDIKMMGNVIYMSQVMVQSGGSEEKEERYFLLFSNVLLMLSASPRMSGFIYQGKLPLTGMVLTKLEDAEGNEHMFEITGNTMERITVSCSTSQDLHEWLDHLQRLTKGTCSTVSKTQSWSPHSTFSSAGQIRGPLEPPKILKPWSLSCLRPAPPLRPSAALSYKERMSYILKDSSKSPKTMKKFLPKRKTERKPSDEEFVIRKSTAALEEDAQILKVIEAYCTGAGFQQALSSGSRKDSIPQVLLPEEEKIIIEETRSNGQTVTEEKSLVDTVYALKDEVKELKQENKRMKQCLEEELKSRKDLEKLVRRLLKQTDECGREDTGRKSSLIA encoded by the exons ATGACCGAGAATGGTAGTTACCAGCTGGTGGTAAAGGCCAGGTTCAATTTTAAGCAGACCAATGAGGATGAACTCTCTGTTAACAAAGGAGACATTATTTATGTCACTCGAGTTGAAGAAGGGGGCTGGTGGGAAGGCACCTTGAATGGAAAAACAGGCTGGTTCCCAAGCAACTACGTCAGAGAAATCAAATCTACCG ataaACCACTCTCTCCCAAAGCATTAAAAGGGCTAGAAAACACTCAGCTGACAAAGAATTATTACCCTGTG GTGTTGCAAAATATTCTGGAAACAGAACGAGATTATGCAAAGGAACTACAGTCACTTCTGGGAACTTATTTAAGACCCCTCCAGTCATACGATAA GCTTAGCACCGGGGACATCGTGGCACTGCTAGGAAACATGGAAGAAATCTCTGCTTTTCAGCAAACACTGAACCAAGCCTTGGAAGAAGTTGCAAA GCTCCCTGAGAACCAGCAGCGTGTGGGAGGCTGTTTCATGAACCTGATGCCCCAGTTCCGCTCCCTGTACCTGACATACTGTGCTAACCACCCTTCAGCAGTGAATGTCCTCACACAGCACAG TGATGagctggagaagttcatggagagcCAAggtgcagccagcccaggcatTCTCATCCTGACCACAAGCCTCAGCAAGCCCTTCCTGAGGCTGGATAAATACGTGACaatgctgcaggagctggagcggCACATGGAG GAGGCGCATGCAGATCATGAAGATGTTCTGAAAGCCATCACATCCTTCAAGTCCCTTGTG TCACAATGCCAGGAACTGAGGAAGAGGAAACAACTTGAGCTGCAAATCCTTTCTGAATCCATCCAGCGCTGGGAAGGAGAGGACATAAAAATGATGGGAAATGTCATCTACATGTCCCAGGTCATGGTGCAGTCTGGGGGAAGTGAG GAGAAAGAGGAGCGGTATTTCTTGTTATTTTCCAATGTTTTGCTGATGCTGTCTGCAAGCCCACGGATGAGTGGGTTCATCTATCAG GGAAAGCTGCCTTTGACAGGAATGGTGCTGACAAAGCTGGAAGATGCCGAAGGGAATGAGCACATGTTTGAAATCACAG GGAACACGATGGAGCGGATCACTGtgtcctgcagcaccagccaggACTTGCACGAATGGCTTGACCACTTGCAAAGGCTGACCAAAGGGACATGCAGCACTGTCTCCAAAACACAGTCCTGGAGCCCTCATTCG ACATTTAGTTCAGCTGGGCAGATCCGTGGGCCtctggaaccccccaaaatcctcaagcCCTGGAGCTTGAGCTGCCTCCGTCCTGCTCCTCCACTCAGACCTTCAGCAGCACTGAGTTACAAAGAG AGGATGTCTTATATCTTAAAG GATTCCAGCAAAAGTCCAAAAACAATGAAGAAGTTTCTtccaaaaaggaaaactgagagAAAACCATCCGATGAAGAGTTCGTTATTCGGAAAA GTACTGCTGCACTGGAGGAGGATGCTCAGATCCTGAAGGTGATTGAGGCATACTGTACTGGGGCAGGCTTCCAGCAAGCTCTCAGCTCAG GCTCCCGTAAAGACTCCATCCCCCAAGTCCTTCTTCCTGAGGAAGAGAAAATCATCATAGAGGAGACACGAAGCAATGGCCAGACTGTCACAGAGGAAAA aagTCTTGTTGACACAGTTTATGCACTGAAAGATGAAGTCAAAGAGCTGAAGCAG gaaaacaaaaggatgAAACAGTGTTTGGAGGAAGAGCTTAAATCCAGGAAGGATTTGGAGAAGCTGGTGAGAAGGCTGCTGAAACAGACAGATGAGTGTGGCAGGGAGGACACCGGGCGCAAGTCATCCCTGATTGCCTGA